A window of Castor canadensis chromosome 10, mCasCan1.hap1v2, whole genome shotgun sequence contains these coding sequences:
- the Acod1 gene encoding cis-aconitate decarboxylase isoform X1, with protein MMLKSVTESFANLIHGLKVGHLTDDVIHKSKRMILDTLGVGFLGTSTEVFHKVSQYSKIYNSNPSSTVWGRSDFRLPPTYAAFVNGVAIHSMDFDDTWHPATHPSGAVLPVLTALAEALPESPKFSGLDLLLAFNVGIEVQGRLLQFSKEARDIPKRFHPPSVVGTLGSAAAASKFLGLSLTKCREALAIAVSYAGAPLANAATQTKPLHVGNAARHGIEATFLAMLGLQANKKILDLERGFGAFYANYSPKALPSLDSHVWLLEQQDVAFKRFPAHLSTHWVADAAAAVRRHLVLSDGALLPIDCIESIVLRIPDVQYVNRPFPDSEHEARHSFQYVACAMLLDGGVTVPSFYKHQIGRPQLRELLRKVRLEHPPDNLPSFNTLYCQISVTLKDGTTFTERSDTFYGHWRKPLSQKDLQEKFKANASRMLSCHTVASLLKVVEKLEELEDCSVLTTLLRGPSPPEEASKVRSL; from the exons ATGATGCTGAAG TCTGTCACAGAAAGCTTTGCCAACCTGATCCATGGCTTGAAAGTGGGACACCTGACAGATGACGTCATTCACAAAAGCAAGAGGATGATTCTGGATACGCTGGGGGTGGGGTTCCTGGGGACCAGCACAGAAGTGTTTCACAAAGTTAGCCAATATAGTAAG ATCTACAATTCCAACCCATCCAGCACCGTTTGGGGTCGGTCGGACTTCAGGCTCCCACCCACATATGCTGCTTTTGTAAATGGTGTGGCG ATTCACTCGATGGATTTTGATGATACGTGGCACCCCGCCACCCACCCTTCTGGGGCTGTCCTTCCTGTCCTCACAGCTTTAGCAGAAGCCCTGCCTGAGAGTCCAAAGTTTTCTGGCCTTGACCTGCTGCTGGCTTTCAACGTGGGTATTGAGGTGCAAGGCCGATTATTGCAGTTCTCCAAGGAAGCCAGGGACATACCAAAACG ATTCCATCCCCCTTCTGTGGTAGGAACtttgggcagtgctgctgctgcaTCCAAGTTTTTAGGACTCAGCTTGACAAAGTGCCGAGAGGCCCTGGCCATTGCTGTTTCTTATGCCGGGGCGCCCTTGGCAAATGCTGCCACCCAGACCAAGCCCCTCCACGTGGGCAATGCTGCCAGGCACGGGATAGAAGCCACTTTCCTGGCGATGCTGGGTCTCCAAGCGAACAAGAAGATCTTGGACCTGGAGAGAGGGTTTGGGGCCTTTTATGCCAACTATTCCCCGAAAGCCCTTCCAAGCCTGGATTCCCACGTTTGGCTGCTGGAGCAGCAGGACGTAGCCTTCAAGCGTTTCCCCGCTCACCTGTCCACCCACTGGGTGGCTGACGCAGCTGCAGCCGTGAGGAGGCATCTTGTGCTTTCAGACGGGGCCCTGCTTCCTATCGACTGCATTGAGAGCATCGTGCTGAGGATTCCAGATGTGCAGTATGTCAACAGGCCCTTCCCAGACTCGGAGCACGAAGCCCGCCATTCCTTCCAGTACGTGGCCTGTGCCATGCTGCTGGATGGCGGCGTCACTGTCCCATCCTTCTACAAACACCAGATCGGAAGGCCACAGCTCAGGGAGTTGCTGAGGAAGGTGAGGCTGGAGCACCCTCCAGACAACCTGCCGAGTTTCAACACGCTGTACTGCCAGATAAGTGTCACCCTCAAGGATGGAACCACCTTCACAGAGCGCTCAGATACTTTCTATGGTCACTGGAGGAAACCACTGAGCCAGAAGGATCTACAGGAAAAATTCAAGGCCAATGCCTCCAGGATGCTGTCCTGCCACACGGTGGCAAGTCTTCTAAAGGTAGTAGAAAAGCTGGAAGAACTAGAAGACTGCTCTGTGCTGACCACACTTCTGAGAGGCCCCTCTCCTCCAGAGGAGGCTTCCAAAGTACGCAGCCTGTAA
- the Acod1 gene encoding cis-aconitate decarboxylase isoform X2: MILDTLGVGFLGTSTEVFHKVSQYSKIYNSNPSSTVWGRSDFRLPPTYAAFVNGVAIHSMDFDDTWHPATHPSGAVLPVLTALAEALPESPKFSGLDLLLAFNVGIEVQGRLLQFSKEARDIPKRFHPPSVVGTLGSAAAASKFLGLSLTKCREALAIAVSYAGAPLANAATQTKPLHVGNAARHGIEATFLAMLGLQANKKILDLERGFGAFYANYSPKALPSLDSHVWLLEQQDVAFKRFPAHLSTHWVADAAAAVRRHLVLSDGALLPIDCIESIVLRIPDVQYVNRPFPDSEHEARHSFQYVACAMLLDGGVTVPSFYKHQIGRPQLRELLRKVRLEHPPDNLPSFNTLYCQISVTLKDGTTFTERSDTFYGHWRKPLSQKDLQEKFKANASRMLSCHTVASLLKVVEKLEELEDCSVLTTLLRGPSPPEEASKVRSL, translated from the exons ATGATTCTGGATACGCTGGGGGTGGGGTTCCTGGGGACCAGCACAGAAGTGTTTCACAAAGTTAGCCAATATAGTAAG ATCTACAATTCCAACCCATCCAGCACCGTTTGGGGTCGGTCGGACTTCAGGCTCCCACCCACATATGCTGCTTTTGTAAATGGTGTGGCG ATTCACTCGATGGATTTTGATGATACGTGGCACCCCGCCACCCACCCTTCTGGGGCTGTCCTTCCTGTCCTCACAGCTTTAGCAGAAGCCCTGCCTGAGAGTCCAAAGTTTTCTGGCCTTGACCTGCTGCTGGCTTTCAACGTGGGTATTGAGGTGCAAGGCCGATTATTGCAGTTCTCCAAGGAAGCCAGGGACATACCAAAACG ATTCCATCCCCCTTCTGTGGTAGGAACtttgggcagtgctgctgctgcaTCCAAGTTTTTAGGACTCAGCTTGACAAAGTGCCGAGAGGCCCTGGCCATTGCTGTTTCTTATGCCGGGGCGCCCTTGGCAAATGCTGCCACCCAGACCAAGCCCCTCCACGTGGGCAATGCTGCCAGGCACGGGATAGAAGCCACTTTCCTGGCGATGCTGGGTCTCCAAGCGAACAAGAAGATCTTGGACCTGGAGAGAGGGTTTGGGGCCTTTTATGCCAACTATTCCCCGAAAGCCCTTCCAAGCCTGGATTCCCACGTTTGGCTGCTGGAGCAGCAGGACGTAGCCTTCAAGCGTTTCCCCGCTCACCTGTCCACCCACTGGGTGGCTGACGCAGCTGCAGCCGTGAGGAGGCATCTTGTGCTTTCAGACGGGGCCCTGCTTCCTATCGACTGCATTGAGAGCATCGTGCTGAGGATTCCAGATGTGCAGTATGTCAACAGGCCCTTCCCAGACTCGGAGCACGAAGCCCGCCATTCCTTCCAGTACGTGGCCTGTGCCATGCTGCTGGATGGCGGCGTCACTGTCCCATCCTTCTACAAACACCAGATCGGAAGGCCACAGCTCAGGGAGTTGCTGAGGAAGGTGAGGCTGGAGCACCCTCCAGACAACCTGCCGAGTTTCAACACGCTGTACTGCCAGATAAGTGTCACCCTCAAGGATGGAACCACCTTCACAGAGCGCTCAGATACTTTCTATGGTCACTGGAGGAAACCACTGAGCCAGAAGGATCTACAGGAAAAATTCAAGGCCAATGCCTCCAGGATGCTGTCCTGCCACACGGTGGCAAGTCTTCTAAAGGTAGTAGAAAAGCTGGAAGAACTAGAAGACTGCTCTGTGCTGACCACACTTCTGAGAGGCCCCTCTCCTCCAGAGGAGGCTTCCAAAGTACGCAGCCTGTAA